DNA from Gracilinanus agilis isolate LMUSP501 chromosome 3, AgileGrace, whole genome shotgun sequence:
AGGGGCTGCTTCTGGAGTCAGTCAGAGGGTCCGCTCCGACCTCTTCATCGCCAGGCCTAACGCCCTTTACTCACGTTGTTCTGCAGCATTTCATGCTCGCTGCGGGCACCCTCTCCTCTTAGAGACTTTCCTCACTAAGTTTTgttggcttttgtttttaaacccttaccttcggtctccGAATACCAAGtctgggttctaaggcagaagagtgggattTGGCGACTAGCCCagcacatctgaacccaggacttcctgtcctcaggcctggtgctctatgcactgcACCACCTCGCTGACCCCTCCTTAGGTTTTTGGGCTCTTCTTTCCTCTGGTTCTCCTCCCGCCTGCCTGTCTCCATCTCCTGCTCCTCCCCTTCTTTGTTGGATCTTAATCTAGGCCATGTACATTCTCCCTAGCTGTCCCCCACAGCTGTCCTGgccttcttcccatttctctctccatcctcacTTGATTTCACCAGCTCCTAGGAGGTCAGTTCTCACCGCCGTGCAGATGACTCCTCTATCCATCACCTCTAGTCTTGTATCACCTGAGATCCGGCAGATCTCTCAACCTTAGTGTGCTGAAAACCCCTCCTTTTCCTTAATGTTCCTCTTAATGTCATGAGCACCCTCATGCTTCCAGGCACCCAGGCTGACAAGcttggtgtcatcctcaactcccaACTCTCATTCACCCCATCTGTCCAATTAGAAGTCAAATTCTGTCCTTCCTCCTTCCCGATCTCTGAATATGTCTCCTGCTCTACACTCAGCCAGTCAACACCCTAGTGCAGGCTCTTATCACCCCTCGGTGGGACTTCAGCAAAAGTCTCCCTTTtggtctctctcttctccatttcaaCCTATTCTCCATACTCATCAAGAGGATTTTCCTAAGGTACAAGTAGGCCATGTTACCTACTTCTTCCCTCcataaactccattggctccctattaccttcagggTCTAACATAAAGCTTTCCCACATGGCCCCTTCCAACTTTTCTATTCTTCTTCCACACCGGCCTCATCTTTGCCCTTGCTGTCCCCAGGGCTATAGTGCCTGCTTCATTCCCTCTACTTCAGAATCTGTagtttccttcaagcctcaggtcAAGGGTTACCACTTTTGCTTCTGtgtctctagtgcttagcaccaCATAGGAGCACAAAGTAGGAGTTTAACAGATGATCAGCAGCTTTGTGGgatggatggagcactggacttgaagtcaggagaacctgggatCGAATCCTTCctcctcaaacactagctgtgtgacccaggacaagtcacttaaccttttgtcTCAActtcttttatctgtaaaatgaagtgattgaGTTTAATggcttctaaggtttcttctagcccTAAATTTATTATTAATCTACTGATGCTCCctctatgaccttaggcaaattacctccctgggcctcagttttgccATCTGTAGAAATTGTTTTATGACCACTTTCTAAAACACCTCTGGTCTGAAAGGTTGAGTCCATTTCATAGGCTGGCAGTGGGTGGGTCAGCTTCTAGCTCTGACAGACCTTAGCTCAGGCTCTCTTCAGTGTTCAAGATCTCAAATTCCTCCCATCCTGCAAATCTTACATCTAAGCTGAGAGCCAAAGCAATTTCTAACCCCCCTCAGCTCCCATGGCACCAATGTGAAGTTCCAGAGACTGATCATTATTCCATCTTTTAATTACATTGGCTTTagatacacatttaaaaataatttctagggtAGAGAATGGCATCAGAGGATTTCTAGTGCCACAGTCCTACAGTTGGCAGGATGACACCAGGCAACAGTCCTTTAGGAAATCCTAAGAAGGATTTAATATTCAGCACAACCAAATCCCTTTCCATCCCTAGATGAGATGGGGATTGGGGGCATCAGTGATCAAAGTCTTGGATGGAGAGGCTGAATTCTTAAGAGGGGGAGAAGAAATTCATAAAAGTAGGTTATGATGAGGAAGGGGCTTCAAGGTCTTCTCTGGGCACCCTCTGGGATGCTCttctttttaatgtaaaaaaatgatggaaaatataCCAGAAAATCTTCCAGACTCAAAAGGCTCTTCATGGGGAGGATTTGGGGCTTCTTTCTCTGACCTAATTCATCCAGCTTACTTAAGGAAAGCTTTTCCAGTCATGTGTCCTGAGTTGAAGTTGATTTCCTAAGGTGTCAGTTCCCGATTCCCCTTCTTTGGCACTCTTCTGCCCTGGCACTATCATTTCTGGGCTATTGTTAGTGTGTCCCCTAATATGGGAAAGGGACAGCACCATTTGTTCTGCAGGTCCTTGGCTGCTGCTGGGGGTCTGGCGAGCCCAGCCCGTTGCGGAAGAcagggtggaagggaggaagtCACAGCTTATGAGAGATGGCCGTGGCCACTTTGGAACTGTTTTTTCTATTTAATGCCTTGCAGATAAATTTTCCGGCATCTGTCAACTTCTGAAGGTTCACGCCCTTGAAGAAATAAGTCATAGAATGGAGGGTCAGTTGGTCAGTAACCACTAgcctggggtggagggagaggaagCATGATAGTACAAATATAGGGAAGATGGTCTATTTTTAGGTGGGAAAATAAGGCCTTACAAGAGTTATCTGCCTGTGAGACCTCATGGgagcagagaaaagaaggaaaaaaattaaccacCTTTGAAGCCTTTTAGTCCTCCCCTATTATCCTGTGAGATTGAGAACCTCATCAGACTGAGCTCATTTGTTCCATGAGATTCAGATGGAAATGCATTATGGGATGAAGCCAATGTAATGGAGATCTATcagcctaggacagtgatggcgaaccttttggAACCTTTTAGGGACCCCGTCCTGTGCCCTGCTCTGGCCCCCTGCCTGGGGAAGCTGCCTCCTGCAGCCATGGGGACTTGCCTCTGCAAGGGTGCTGTTGCCAGGCTTTGATGGGCTGAGAAAATGGGGCAAGGCTGGGGTAGGAGGTTCAGAGATCCAGCATTCCCTACTGTGTTACAGCCAGGGAATCCGCCCCTGCATTGAGCCCCACCTGCCTATTGGGCTGCAActcagtgggggtggggggagccagAGGGAGCGCAGTTAGCCTTTGGGGGAGCAGGGTCACCTCCCCAGGCTGGTGGCTgtcagggaaggaaaaaaatggagatcTTTTGGGAAGTGTGGGGGGGAACAGCCCCAGTGTTGGTAGAGGAGATCCCCCCCTGCAGACCCTGGTTCTGGATGGGgacaggagaaaggaaggggtGTGGCTTAAGTGCTCTGCTCAGGGGAGGTGTGGtgatggtggggggaggggagcaactctGCAGGGAGTGAGGGGCCCCAGTGCCCACAGAGATTTCTGTGTGCCATctgtggcacatgtgccataggtttgctatcacagGCCTAGGAAGAAGTCAGGAGGCCTGGCTTCTGGTTGTCAGCAGCTGCTTTGCTGTTGCTGAGTTAGTAATCTTTAGCAAATCCAGGTCGTCAATTTTCCCTTTTGTAAAGTGGGGAAATTATACTAGGTATTGTCTGAGGTCCCTCTCAGTTGTGAAATTGCATTCCAAGGCCCTGGCATTCTATgttctgtgtaaatagaattagctcgagcccattaatagtcaaaaatctactcaacccaggcgtgctaatgatgtcactctcagctcccttagtggggaggggagatgagttacccacacgtgacaataagtaacaaatcaagaataataattaatttttaattcttacagttcTAAggaccttcccagctctgacatcctggggtgtaaggtccctcccagctctggcattttaTGTTCTGGGGGTCCCTCCCttttttccaagtatttgaagggaaGTCATATGAGAAAAGGATTAGTCTTATTTTATTTGGCCCAAATGTTAAGAAAATGTGAGGAACCTGTGAGGTCAATTTTCACTCAATGCATGGGGCAAAACCACGAACATAAGCTGTCTTATCAAAAGAATCTGGTACTGGctgaaaaatagagaagttgaccagtagaatagattagggaCACAACACACAGATATGAATGAGCACCGAAGTTTAgaatttgataaactcaaagatcaaGATTTTAGGGCAAGAATTTATTATctgataaaaattgctgggaaatcaGTCTGGAAGAAACTAGACccagaccaacatttcacacagAATaccaaaatgggtacatgatttagaaataaagggtgatactataatTAGGAGAGCATGGAAAAAATTACACATTAgattatggataagagaagagtgcctgaccaaacaagaggtagagaggatcatgggaagtaaaatggataattatgattacgtgaaattaaaaaggttttgcacaaaaaaacaatgcagccaaaattaaaaggaaagaagcaaactgggagaaaaaaaattttttttttacatcacatttctctgataaaggtctcatttctctaatatatatagggaactgagccaaaatgataaaaataaaaaccattccctaaatgataaatggtcaaaggatatgcaaaggcagtttttagaagaaatcaaagctatcaatcaaataaaaaatgttccaaatcacaataactgtagaaatgcaaattaaaacaatactgaggtacctatgagattggttaaaatgagagaaaagggaagggatacATGCTGGAGGGGGTGTGGAAAGAGGTACAGTAATACACGGTTGGTGGAGTTAGGACCTACTTAAACTACTTAGGACAAATATTTGGAATGACGTCCCAAAGTCTCTAAAACTGTGTTTAtcttttgacctagtaatactAGTACTTGGTCTATACTCCAAGGAGATAAGGGCCCtctcagaaggaaaaaggaaaaggacctgtatgtacaaaaatatttatatcagttctttttgtggcagcaaaaactGGAAAccgaaggaatgtccatcaatgaGAGACTGAGTGAACAAGTCACGATATACACATgcaatagaatactactgtgctctaaGATGCAAAGGATGGTTTTAGGAAAAGCTGGGAAGACTTGTAGGAACTGATGGAAagggaagtgagaagaatcagagGATTAACAGCAATTTTTACAGTAACAGCACAGATACCACAACTGGGAAAAGACTTAGCCACTTTGTTCAATACAATTGTATActacagttccaaaggactccatgctctccacctccagagagagaactgatagacGAAGTCGTTCTGAGTGAAgagtattttttcttaatttttcttgtcCCCCTTCCCGCCTCCCATGGCTAACGTGGAATAAAAGAgtgacttcacatgtatatttcttgccttcttggtgtgtgtgggagggagagatttcagaacagaaaacagaaatgaaacaaaacaagagCAACAAAACCAAGCAATGAAAACTGTTGCCAAGTGGACTGGGGACCCTTAGGGAGTGGTGGGCTCTCATCACtgggtcttcaagcagagactcgATGGCCTCTTATTAACCACAGTAGAAAGTTATTTCCTCTTCAGTAGGTTAAGACTCTTTGCCTCTGACATTCTCAGTTCTACTCTGGCTTTCCCATTCTACTAGAGTCTCTTCTATTCCTAATATTTTATGGTTCTTGACTGTCTCTCTTACATCAGTAGTCTATGGTCTCCAAAGCATCCATATAAGCATGAGATCTAGgcttttaaagtttcttttccgGCTTATTTTGTGCAGGAAAGTACTAGGCATCCCCAGGGAGACCAAAGCTTTGTCTGGTGGCTTTGGCACTGTGACCACTAGACAGAAAATACTTACTGTGTCGATCCCCAGGCCATTCAGCATGTACAGGAGGTCCTCTGTAGCCACATTTCCCGATGCACCAGGAGAATAGGGGCAGCCCCCAAGACCAGCCACAGATGAATCTACCACAGACACGCCCATCTGGAAACATAAGTACAAGGAGGCCACCTTTGCTTCCCAGGATTCTAGGACAGAATTCCCTGACCTCTGCAAATTCTCCCTTGGTTTGATTAGATGCTTGCAAGCCAACCATTTGGGAGCCATTTCTTAGGCTTAAGGGTCTCCTTGTCACCAAGCAAAGACCCGTGGGAAAAGATAAACACATGAGGTTGTCCAGATATCTCACTGTGAAGTGGATTAATTAATCTGCTTCTTTCCAGGGAAagactgttttttattttatttatttatttttttaaaaacccttaacttctgggtattggctcataggtggaagagtggtaagggtgggcaatgggggtcaagtgacttgcccagggtcacacagctgggaagtgtctgaggctggatttgaacctaggacctcccatctctaggcctgactctcatccactgagctacccagctgccccagggaaaGATTTTAATAGAGGAGAAGAAGAATAAAACTTGAGGGGAAGAGATCTTAGGGGGATGGAGGTAGGAGAATTCTATGGTGGGAGAAAATGTTTAAGTGGGATTTACCAGAGCCAAATTGAAGAGTTTCAGAATGTTAGGACTATAAGGCACTCTGGAGGCCTGAtgacacattttatagatgagaaccaAGTAATAGAAAGTAAAACCCTGGGctgctgattccaaatccagtgctctacaACATTATTCTTTTATGGAGCTAGAAAACAGGGCTACACAGGTAGCATGCCTTATTCAGGGCCCCTAGTGAGTGAGTGACAAAGTCAGGAGATCCTAGGAATCTGATCTTATAATTATGCCTAGATCAGCCAGTCCTGGTCAGGGGGAGTAGATAACTGAGAGGAAATTTAAAACTTCCTCTCCTGTGTTCAGGGAAGACATCGAGGAGAGGGCTAAGTCAGTTGACTAAAAAGCCCCAGCTATAACTTGCCTTTCCTGGTGATAAAGGAATTAAATCTGATCAGAAAATCTATGGCAACAGACCACTGCCCAGAGGAGCTGGCCTGCAGTACCACCTTTTTCACAAGCATCACTCTACCTCTGCCTGATGCTTGCCACCACCCAAgtcaggaaagaaaggaggatatGGGAATATCCAGCCTAGAGAAGACAGGGATGAACCCAAGGCTTTCTGCCTGCCCACTTGTCTAGTCTCATAtgccccctccccttctgacCCCATCCCCAGCCTGGAATGGACTGCTAATGCCCACTGCAAACATCTCTCCCTTTTCTTGAGGCCAGACACAGATGCTACCTGCCCTATGAAGTCTCTGCTGATCCCCACCCAATCCTGGGCAGAAGTGCTTGATCTCTGCCTCCTCCAATTCATCCAGTCATTTTGTTTAGACCTTTGCTGGCACTTCTTACTCTTCTATCTATCAGGGCTATCAGTCCAGTCCATCAGCACCCCTTACTTGGACCACTGAACTGGCCTCCTCACTGGAGATTACTTAGCCTCCAAGCCGCTTCCTTACTGCAATCATCTACTTAGCTGCTAGTTTGTGTATGGGTGCGTCTCTCCTTCACCCAGGCTGAAAGTACAGCTGCCACCATGGGCCCAGTGATCACCAGGGCCCCTTGGGTCTGCTCTATTTTTCTGGCCTGAGGAGGAAGGCCCACTAGTATGGATACCAAGTTGGAACTAGTCTGACTATAGCTTAGAACTCACAAGTTCAAAAGCTCTCCGAAGCTCAGCCATCAGAGTAGTATGGATTACAGTGGGCACGAGGATGGCAGGCCAAGAGGATTTTCCATAAGTACAGGTCTGCCAGTGTAATCCACCTAATCAATACACTTCGGTGGCACAATATCGCCTACAGGACTAAATATACATTTCTGTGTCACTCTGAAAACCCTCCATGACTGCCTCAGACAACTTTCCTATCATTATTATACAGTGCAGCCCAGCACTTCATCTCCAATCTCCACATCTTGGCTCTGGATGTCATGCCTTGTGCTATCTTAGCCTAACTGAATCTCCCCCTCTTCCACTGAAAAAattcttacattctgtcttgatAACaactttaaggcagaagagcagtaagggttaggcaatcagggttaagtgacttgcccagggtcacacaaaagtgtctgaggtcatatttgaacccaggtcctccttattccaggcctggctctctatcccctgagttcCCTCcttgtctactttttttttttttaaaagaatttaagtttatttacttaattattttagaatatttttccatggttacacgattcatgatctttccctccccatctcccacctccctcctgtagccaatgagcaatttcactgggttttacacgtatcgttgatcaagatctatttccatattattaatatttgcactaggctgatcatttagaatctacatccccaatcatgtccccatcgacccatgtggttgagcagttgtttttcttctgcatttctgctcccacagttctttctctggatgtggatagcttctttctcataagtccctcagaattgtcctggatcattgcattgctgctagttcctCTTCTACTTCTACATGCAGCCTTTTCTGACCTCCCCAATGGCCAACACTCTCCCTCcctaactactttgtatttattttgtgtgcatttacatatgtatttgtgGGTTCCCTCAAGACAATATCAGATCCCTGCTAGCAAGAACTGCTTCATTTTGGGCTCTGTATTCAGTACCTAGCACAGAATTGTCTGACagagagtaggcacttaataaagactTACCGAGTGATTTATTTGTGTATTTCTCTTAGTAGcaaagtggtatagtggatagagtaccaggcctagtcaggaagacctgagtttagatttggctgtgtaaccctggagaagtcacttaaaattgcttcagtctcctcatttataaaatggggataaagacagcatctatctcccagtgttgtgagaattaagtgaagataataattgtaaagcacttggcacagggCCTAGCACAGAAGATACACTATATAGATGTTTGTTAttatgttagctattgttattattctccccttctattcCAAACTAAGAGCTGAGCCTGGTTGGTGTCCAGGTACTTAACACTTTGTTGTCCTGGCTTGGGCCTTAGGGCAGAAGGAAAAGTGAGTGGTTACATTTTGGACAATGGGTAGGTGCTGAAAGAACTTTAGTCCAGAAGAGAGCAATGAATGGAATTGATGGTGTTTCTTTTCCATAGAGACTGTAGCAGAACAGAGCCCCAATGGATACCAGAGTAATGTCCTCTGAATCCTCTGGGAGAAGAGCTCATAGGACTCAGACCTGAAAGGATACTTTGAGAACATCTAGTTCAACCTGCTCGTTTTATACAGGGGGAAACTGAAGTTTAGGGAGTTTAAGGTGACTTTCCAAGGCAGCAGATCAAGATTTCAACCACATCTTCTAAATCCAATTCTACTGCTCTTTTCCCTCTATGGTGCACATTTCCTCTCTCCCAGATTCATTTCCTGTCTTACCTGAAGAGCCATTAAGATGTTGGCCAGGGCTTGTCCATAGGTGTCATGGCAATGGACAGCCAGGGCACTCACTGGCATCTCCTTCATGACAGCAGACAGCATGTTCTTCATGCCAAGTGGGGTACCCACGCCGATGGTATCACCCAGAGAGATCTCAAAGCAGCCCATTGAGTATAGCTTCTTAGCCACCTGGGAAGTGAAGAGGACACTGGGCAGGGAATGACCTCCATGGGCTGGGAGATACAGGTGTGGGAAGAGGAACTCTCAGCCCTCTATTGTAATATGGCCTCAACATGTTGGGGCATAAAGAGGCATCCCAACCCTCTCCCCCCAAGAACAGAGGAAAATGACAGGTGTCCCCTTGGATCTGGGCACACTAAcacccaaagtcacagagctgggaGGCTTCTCAGAGGCCAAACTATACCCAAACAGGAACTGCTTCTTATAGGATCCCTGAAAAGCAGTCACTTAAGTCTTTGCTTAAACACCTCCAGAGACCAAGAACTCATTATCCCTCCAGGCAGCCCAATGGATTCTTCCAAGCCTTGCATCACATTTTCTATACCACTGAACTGAAATCAGATCCACTGTAGCTTTTTCACACTCCACCTTCCCTTCCTAAGCTCTGTGTTCTGGGGCCAGAGAATAAGCCCAACCTCTTTCTTCTACAAGGTAAGATTTAGTAGTCACAgctgaaatgtttcttttgcaAGTTAAACATTTCCACTTCTTGGTTCCTCATAGGACATGATCTTGGAATCCTTGATcctttctagcacttagcacagtgcctggcacttagcagGTGCTTAATGAAGGTTTACTGACTGCCTGACCCTCCTTATTAGGTGTGTTTGCACCTGCTAGGTTCATATCATTTCATGTACATTTGAAGTTCCTTTGGGGGCCTCCCTCCCAACGCGTTtccatttctctccatctttccctaTAGTTCTGTCCATGGAAGATGATGGATAAATGTTTGCTAACAAGAAGTATGTAGATATTCCACCAGGAAGCTTTCCCCTGGGAAAAAGAGCAAGTAACTCATAGAATCCATATCTAGGCACAAAGATAATCTTTCCAATGAGATTTCAGGTGAGCCTTGCCCATAGCTACACGTCCACTGGTTATTGGGTGAACAAGAGCTAATTCTCAAATGGACCCCTGGAAGGGAGGCCAGACTGATAAGAAGTTATAACTGGGAGAAGGGGGTCCAGACACTGTCTCTAAGtactggaaggaaagaagggttgATGAGACTGGTTCTACTTGGCCCCACAAGGCAGGACTCGGAGGAACACTTGGAAGATTTCACACAAGCAGAATGTCActcaacagaaaggaaaaaactcCCTCATTCCTTACAGTATCCTACATTGGAAAGGGCTGCCTTTGGATGCTATGAGAGTCAGTCTCAGGAAGTCCTTCAGCAGAGGCTGGATGATGTCTTGTCAGGGATTGCTGTGGAGAAGGTTCCTGACATCTCAGTGCCTTGTGCCTCTTCAAAGAGGGAAAGGCCTTCTTCCCATCTCTTCCCACCCACAATATAGCCAAACCTTCACACAACTCCCGTTCCAACAGAGACATACCTCAGCTACTTTGGCTGGGGAGACTTTCCCTTCATACGGGCATCCAAGCACGCAGGACACATACCTGCCAGGAAAACATGCCCTTGTCAGGGGAGCCCCAAGTGGTGAAAGAGTCTATGTCCAGAGAGAGCCCAGGGATGGGTGATGCTCCCCTGGCCTTCCCTGCCACTGCGAGTGGTCCATGTACAGAGCCTGGGCCAGGATAGCTGCTGGGCTCCAGGCTCTCACCTTCCCAACGAGGCCGAGGTTATAAGGTTAAGCTGAAGAATGTGATCCTCAGATAGAGATGTTTTTAAAACCTAAACAATGCTTCAAGAGCCTATGGTTTTATCTGCAAAGGTGCTCCTTTTCATCTGCAGATTATAAGTCTTCCTATGCCACAGAAGATGAGCTGCTATGACCAAAGGTTCATCAGCCAGTGTGAACCTTTCTCTACCCCTCATGATGCTGCCTTCTTGTCAATGGTCATCACTAGGCCTGCCTGGGACACCTGCACTACTTGGAGAGCTGGTGTTCA
Protein-coding regions in this window:
- the HMGCL gene encoding hydroxymethylglutaryl-CoA lyase, mitochondrial isoform X2, with the protein product MGIAWRMLPPWRLAGTSSLRAISSSSLDTFPKQVKIVEVGPRDGLQNEKHILPTQMKIKLIDMLSAAGLPVIEATSFVSPKWVPQMADHAEVLQGIEKFPGISYPVLTPNLRGFQAAVAKKLYSMGCFEISLGDTIGVGTPLGMKNMLSAVMKEMPVSALAVHCHDTYGQALANILMALQMGVSVVDSSVAGLGGCPYSPGASGNVATEDLLYMLNGLGIDTGVNLQKLTDAGKFICKALNRKNSSKVATAISHKL